The Amycolatopsis nigrescens CSC17Ta-90 genomic interval TCGGCGTCGACTTCCCCGGGATGATCACCGGCCTGGCCGCCGGCAAGTACGAGCTGGTGGTCTCGTCGCTGAACATCACCGCCGAGCGGCTGCAGACGGTGGACATGGTGTCCTACTACATGGCCGGCACCGGGATGGCCGTGCTCAAGGGCAACCCGGACAAGCTCGGCCCGGCCGAGCTCTGCGGCAAGAACGCGGCCGTGCAGAAGGGCACCATCCAGGTGCAGGACCTGCAGAAGCAGTCCGACCAGTGCGTCGGCGCCGGCCGGCCGGCGATCACCCTGCAGCAGTTCCAGACCCAGACCGACGCGAACCTGGCGCTGACCTCGAAGCGCGCGCAGACCATGCTCGCCGACTCGCCGGTGGTCGACTACATGGCCAAGGAGACCGCGGGCGCGGTGGAGCGGGTCGGCGACCCCTACGACACCGCGCCGTACGGGGCGGCGGTGTCCAAGGGCAGGCCCGGGTACACCCAGGCCGTCCAAGGTGCGCTGCAGGCGCTGATCGAGGACGGGACCTACCGCAAGATTCTGGACAAATGGGGCCTGAACCCGGCCGGTGCGCTGGTCAAATCGGAGATCAACCCGCA includes:
- a CDS encoding ABC transporter substrate-binding protein, encoding MRPKLLALALLPAFLATACGAGGDGTDGSAPANQTGPEIPVVAKDDRLAAMVPAEFSADGKIVVGQDHTSAPAGFLDPGGTVVGFNVDFAKAIVQKLGLQPELVGVDFPGMITGLAAGKYELVVSSLNITAERLQTVDMVSYYMAGTGMAVLKGNPDKLGPAELCGKNAAVQKGTIQVQDLQKQSDQCVGAGRPAITLQQFQTQTDANLALTSKRAQTMLADSPVVDYMAKETAGAVERVGDPYDTAPYGAAVSKGRPGYTQAVQGALQALIEDGTYRKILDKWGLNPAGALVKSEINPQP